One window of the Maridesulfovibrio frigidus DSM 17176 genome contains the following:
- a CDS encoding type II secretion system minor pseudopilin: protein MLLNKNRDNSKGVVLVLVLVIFMALSGLTLMTIEVSTRGAVEASRMRSEYDAHFIAEEILYLVFEKIRNDNTPFSDTPMEEWAGLWEDDNVSYVVRPCNSKINLNKLADLNDNAKVLSIMRSLLPGGADVPRLLGSLGGWVGKSDSAVLEKMDMLYYASQFPSYAPPHNYLQAPEEILLVSGWKDLDRQWVDATFTVWGDENVNINFASKEILLAYFPELGRKISSILHWRNTRGFTDLSQVLTVAGIEADSDIYREMLSLLTVRSSYFEVIVTAEVTGCRVVKRYIIARPETFQTQLSKLIFQSDISVTFPES from the coding sequence ATGCTTTTGAATAAGAATAGAGATAATTCTAAAGGTGTAGTTCTAGTCCTCGTTTTGGTTATTTTTATGGCCCTTTCGGGACTGACTCTTATGACTATTGAAGTTAGTACTCGCGGAGCAGTTGAAGCCAGTAGGATGCGTAGCGAATATGATGCTCATTTTATTGCTGAAGAAATCTTATATTTGGTTTTTGAAAAAATTCGCAACGATAATACTCCTTTTTCAGACACCCCGATGGAAGAATGGGCTGGCCTGTGGGAAGATGACAATGTGTCATATGTGGTGCGCCCTTGTAATTCCAAAATAAATCTAAATAAGCTCGCGGACCTAAATGATAATGCGAAAGTTTTATCTATAATGCGATCTCTTCTTCCTGGCGGTGCTGATGTTCCTAGGTTGCTTGGTAGTCTGGGGGGATGGGTTGGTAAGTCCGATAGCGCTGTTTTAGAGAAAATGGATATGCTTTACTACGCATCACAATTCCCATCTTACGCTCCTCCACATAACTACCTACAAGCACCTGAAGAGATTTTGCTTGTGAGTGGTTGGAAGGATTTAGACAGGCAATGGGTGGATGCTACTTTTACTGTGTGGGGTGATGAGAACGTCAATATTAATTTCGCTTCAAAGGAAATTCTACTCGCATATTTCCCGGAACTCGGACGCAAAATTAGTAGCATTCTTCACTGGCGCAATACTCGGGGATTTACGGATTTGAGTCAGGTCCTAACTGTGGCAGGGATAGAGGCTGATTCTGATATTTACAGAGAGATGCTCTCCCTGTTAACGGTCAGATCAAGTTATTTTGAGGTTATAGTTACGGCGGAGGTGACTGGTTGCAGGGTAGTAAAAAGATATATCATCGCTAGGCCGGAAACTTTTCAAACACAGTTGTCGAAGTTGATTTTTCAAAGTGATATATCGGTAACTTTTCCTGAAAGCTAA
- a CDS encoding class I SAM-dependent methyltransferase, with protein MILNNILSYAKCVLLEVLEPGCIAIDATVGNGYDTVFLAQQVGSEGRVFGFDIQLDAIEQTREKLEEECLPDNWTLFQTGHENMLKIIPPELHGTVSVVVFNLGFLPGSDKSVITKASTTVEALKYSLDLLAVGGLVCIAIYAGHPGGDEEDVAVRHFCSTLDYHSVRVIQSEMTNKPGYPIRLLFLTKIK; from the coding sequence ATGATTCTTAATAATATACTTTCTTATGCGAAATGCGTGCTTCTTGAGGTTCTTGAACCCGGTTGTATTGCTATCGATGCCACTGTTGGTAATGGTTATGATACTGTTTTTCTTGCTCAGCAGGTTGGCAGTGAGGGTAGAGTTTTCGGTTTTGACATACAGCTCGATGCTATTGAGCAGACGCGCGAGAAGTTAGAAGAAGAATGTTTGCCCGATAACTGGACGTTATTTCAGACCGGGCACGAAAATATGCTCAAGATCATTCCTCCAGAATTGCATGGCACGGTAAGCGTTGTCGTGTTCAATCTCGGATTTTTGCCCGGCAGTGATAAGAGCGTTATAACCAAAGCCTCCACTACCGTCGAGGCTCTTAAATATTCGCTTGATCTTCTTGCTGTCGGCGGACTTGTTTGCATTGCAATTTATGCAGGCCACCCCGGCGGGGATGAAGAAGATGTTGCGGTTCGCCATTTTTGCAGCACGCTTGATTATCATTCCGTGCGTGTTATTCAGAGTGAAATGACTAATAAGCCTGGGTATCCTATTCGCCTTTTGTTTTTGACTAAGATTAAGTAG
- a CDS encoding DegT/DnrJ/EryC1/StrS family aminotransferase — protein sequence MTKIKFLDVGWTYTTLASSLDVAAKRVLESGWYILGAEVKAFEKEFATYTGANHCIGTGNGLDSLELALRAAGIGPGDDVLVPSNTYIATWLAVTRTGANIVPVEPIEATYNMNPANLEQAMTKNTKAIIPVHLYGQPADMDPIMAFAEANSLFVLTDAAQAHGSLYKGRMSGTLGHAAAFSFYPGKNLGAFGDGGAITATDETIAEKIRTIGNYGSSEKYVHDSLGFNSRLDEMQAAFLRIKLEILDDWNWRRRNIADIYLKGLKDTPLVLPVVEEWAQPVWHLFVVRCEGREGLITHLKESGIETGIHYPTPPHKQGAYRHMSHLSLPISEAIHREVVSLPIGPHMTAEQAEYVVNTIKEFY from the coding sequence ATGACTAAAATCAAATTTCTCGATGTAGGCTGGACCTACACAACTCTTGCATCCAGCTTAGATGTTGCCGCAAAAAGAGTTCTTGAGTCAGGTTGGTACATCCTCGGTGCTGAAGTAAAAGCATTCGAAAAAGAATTCGCTACTTATACAGGAGCCAACCACTGTATAGGAACAGGAAACGGACTGGATTCCTTAGAGCTGGCCCTGCGAGCCGCTGGAATTGGACCGGGTGACGATGTTCTGGTCCCCTCAAATACGTACATTGCAACGTGGCTTGCCGTAACTCGCACAGGGGCAAATATTGTCCCAGTGGAACCTATTGAAGCCACCTACAACATGAATCCTGCCAATCTTGAGCAGGCCATGACTAAAAATACTAAAGCAATCATTCCAGTTCATCTTTACGGACAACCCGCAGATATGGACCCGATAATGGCTTTTGCCGAAGCAAACTCCCTATTTGTTCTAACAGACGCAGCACAAGCGCATGGTTCCTTATACAAAGGAAGAATGAGCGGTACCTTAGGACACGCCGCGGCTTTCAGTTTTTACCCAGGTAAAAACCTAGGGGCTTTCGGAGACGGCGGAGCAATCACTGCTACCGATGAAACCATCGCGGAGAAAATTCGCACTATTGGAAATTACGGTTCATCAGAAAAGTATGTCCACGACTCCTTAGGATTCAACAGCAGACTGGATGAAATGCAGGCAGCCTTCCTCCGAATCAAGCTTGAAATACTCGATGATTGGAACTGGCGCAGAAGAAATATAGCGGACATTTACCTCAAAGGATTAAAAGATACCCCGCTAGTTTTACCCGTTGTAGAAGAATGGGCACAGCCAGTATGGCATCTATTTGTAGTCCGCTGCGAAGGTAGGGAAGGGTTAATCACTCACCTAAAAGAAAGCGGCATCGAGACGGGCATTCACTACCCAACACCGCCTCATAAGCAAGGTGCATATAGACATATGTCGCACCTTTCACTGCCAATTAGTGAAGCAATTCACCGCGAAGTAGTCTCACTACCAATCGGCCCTCACATGACAGCAGAACAAGCCGAGTACGTAGTAAACACCATCAAAGAATTCTACTAA
- a CDS encoding sugar 3,4-ketoisomerase codes for MINEDKPHLIDLPKIEDNRGNLTFIENSRHIPFDIKRVYYLYDVPGGESRGGHAHKELRQYIIAASGSFDVVLDDGKNKTTFSLNRSYYGLYVPKMTWRELENFSSGSVCLVLASEYYDPADYYYTYEDFIKAVKIND; via the coding sequence ATGATTAATGAAGACAAGCCGCACCTTATAGATCTTCCGAAAATCGAAGATAATCGCGGCAACCTGACTTTCATTGAAAACAGCCGCCATATTCCTTTTGATATCAAAAGAGTTTATTACCTCTATGACGTCCCAGGTGGAGAATCACGCGGCGGACATGCTCATAAAGAATTAAGACAATACATCATTGCCGCATCAGGTAGCTTTGATGTAGTATTAGATGACGGAAAAAATAAAACAACATTTTCACTGAATCGCTCATACTATGGACTCTATGTTCCAAAGATGACTTGGCGTGAACTGGAAAATTTTTCGTCCGGCTCTGTATGTCTCGTCCTAGCATCGGAATATTACGATCCGGCAGATTATTACTACACCTATGAAGACTTCATAAAGGCGGTAAAAATTAATGACTAA
- a CDS encoding glycosyltransferase family 2 protein: MTSITGLVLTYNGERLLDETLASLSFCSEILLIDSGSSDATLDIAKKHNARVIHNDWNGAIDQHKFAVKQIKTPWVVTIDQDEIISPELKDNILKNLENPPKDLDGFYCPRKSWYFNRFILHSGWYPDKLFRIYKPEGISIGGIRPHEELRPKTKAGNLKGDIIHYPYENFKQHLEKINYYTQDAAEDLYSRGKRGSLGSAISHGIGKFFKQYILQQGFLDGRAGFIIAVHGFFYTFQKYIRLAELEPKDKK, from the coding sequence ATGACCAGCATCACAGGATTAGTCCTTACATATAACGGCGAAAGACTGCTAGATGAAACTCTTGCAAGCCTATCTTTCTGCTCTGAAATTCTACTCATAGACTCAGGTTCATCTGACGCTACTCTTGATATCGCTAAAAAGCACAATGCCAGAGTTATTCATAACGATTGGAATGGCGCAATTGATCAGCATAAGTTCGCAGTAAAACAGATCAAAACACCATGGGTTGTTACAATCGATCAGGATGAAATAATTTCTCCTGAACTTAAAGATAACATTCTAAAGAACCTCGAAAATCCTCCCAAGGATTTAGACGGGTTCTATTGCCCTCGTAAATCATGGTATTTCAATCGATTCATACTCCATAGTGGATGGTATCCAGACAAGCTTTTCCGCATCTACAAGCCCGAAGGGATCAGCATAGGCGGCATCAGACCTCACGAGGAACTTCGCCCGAAAACAAAAGCTGGAAACCTTAAAGGTGATATAATTCATTACCCTTATGAGAATTTTAAACAACATCTTGAAAAAATTAATTACTACACTCAAGATGCTGCTGAAGATCTGTACTCACGTGGCAAAAGAGGCTCTCTCGGTAGTGCGATAAGCCATGGAATAGGTAAATTTTTCAAACAATATATACTTCAGCAGGGCTTTCTAGACGGCCGGGCAGGGTTCATAATAGCTGTGCACGGCTTCTTTTACACCTTTCAAAAATATATCCGGCTTGCTGAACTGGAACCGAAGGATAAAAAATGA
- the fliM gene encoding flagellar motor switch protein FliM translates to MSKILQQDEVDALLRGLSGGEVEAEQDIPDDDSGVVSFDLANQDRIIRGRMPVLEIVNDRFARLATNNLANTMRKRVDINPISIDMSKFGDFMRSLPVPTSLSIFKMDPLRGNAILVVDSRLVFALVESFFGGSGSQPKVEGRDFTPIEQAIVDRVVKIALSNLEDSWRPVHEVHLELIRSEVNPQFAAIVPPSDVVIVITFEVELENAIGSLIVCLPYSTLEPIRSKLHASFQSERLEIDHVWVSRFKERLLETPVELLVRLGRTKITGRQLVNLQEGDLLLLDTDEEDKLECEVEGILKYYGLPGKVKANRAIQITSAIEPKMT, encoded by the coding sequence ATGAGCAAAATCCTTCAACAGGATGAAGTCGATGCACTGCTAAGAGGTCTCTCCGGCGGAGAGGTTGAAGCTGAGCAAGATATACCGGATGATGATTCCGGCGTAGTTTCGTTCGACCTTGCGAATCAGGACCGCATTATCCGCGGCCGTATGCCTGTTCTTGAAATTGTTAATGACCGTTTCGCGCGCTTAGCAACAAATAATCTAGCTAATACCATGCGCAAAAGAGTCGATATCAACCCTATTTCTATCGACATGTCTAAATTCGGGGACTTTATGCGTTCCCTGCCTGTACCGACCTCACTCTCTATTTTTAAAATGGACCCACTTCGCGGAAACGCCATTCTGGTCGTTGATTCACGCCTTGTTTTTGCTCTTGTGGAAAGCTTTTTCGGAGGTTCAGGCTCTCAGCCAAAGGTTGAGGGACGTGACTTCACCCCTATCGAGCAAGCAATCGTAGACCGCGTTGTTAAAATTGCTCTATCAAATCTCGAAGACTCGTGGCGTCCGGTTCACGAAGTTCATCTCGAACTTATCCGCTCTGAAGTTAACCCACAGTTCGCGGCGATAGTTCCACCTTCAGATGTTGTTATCGTCATCACATTTGAAGTCGAACTTGAAAATGCCATTGGCTCACTTATCGTCTGCCTGCCGTACTCTACTCTCGAGCCTATCCGCTCAAAACTCCATGCATCTTTCCAGTCTGAAAGACTAGAAATTGACCATGTATGGGTAAGCAGATTTAAAGAAAGACTTCTTGAGACACCAGTTGAACTGCTTGTTCGTCTAGGCAGAACAAAAATTACTGGGCGCCAACTCGTGAACCTTCAAGAGGGAGATCTTCTACTTCTCGATACTGATGAAGAAGATAAACTTGAGTGCGAAGTGGAAGGAATTCTCAAATATTACGGACTTCCCGGAAAGGTTAAGGCCAACCGAGCAATCCAGATTACCAGTGCCATTGAACCTAAAATGACATAG
- a CDS encoding M15 family metallopeptidase translates to MNRRTFLKTLYAAATATTLYGLPKLVHADPPRPSEKDLKDYLHDMANFDMEHKGDIILKGKQLALLKSTLKKLRKTQRSVGFGNFAIISFDDGLSYARRYSSIGAFTKDEIEFMDYTFHFDAANYGFFGERPTSNLTSRVSKKELIKIPRSGNYLYRGQPHETYKSIKHLLGKKVYLTSGVRGIMKQFILFYSKAAANKGNLSLASRSLAPPGYSFHGIGDFDVGETGLGSANFSVSFAKTETCARLRKQGYLKLRYPEENMLGVRYEPWHIKVNEVK, encoded by the coding sequence ATGAATAGAAGAACATTTCTAAAGACCCTCTACGCAGCAGCAACGGCAACCACTCTCTATGGACTGCCGAAACTCGTACATGCAGATCCACCCAGACCATCAGAAAAAGATCTGAAAGACTATCTCCACGATATGGCTAACTTTGATATGGAGCACAAAGGCGACATAATCCTCAAAGGCAAACAGCTTGCTCTGCTTAAATCTACTTTAAAAAAACTACGCAAAACCCAACGTTCAGTAGGGTTTGGAAATTTCGCTATCATCAGTTTTGATGATGGGCTTAGCTATGCCCGCAGATATTCCTCCATTGGTGCGTTCACCAAAGATGAAATAGAATTTATGGATTATACCTTTCACTTTGATGCAGCCAATTACGGTTTTTTCGGAGAAAGGCCGACATCAAATCTCACCAGCCGCGTATCAAAGAAAGAACTTATAAAAATACCTAGAAGCGGCAATTATCTATATCGCGGGCAGCCACACGAGACATACAAATCTATAAAACATCTGCTTGGGAAAAAAGTTTACCTGACATCAGGTGTTCGCGGCATAATGAAGCAGTTCATTTTATTTTATTCTAAGGCCGCCGCAAATAAAGGAAATCTTTCACTTGCCTCACGCTCACTTGCCCCTCCCGGGTACTCATTTCACGGAATAGGTGATTTTGATGTTGGCGAGACGGGTCTAGGATCAGCAAATTTCAGTGTCAGCTTTGCCAAAACTGAAACATGTGCGAGGTTGCGCAAGCAAGGATACCTTAAACTTCGATATCCCGAGGAAAACATGCTCGGAGTACGCTATGAGCCTTGGCATATTAAAGTTAATGAAGTTAAATAA
- a CDS encoding MucR family transcriptional regulator, with amino-acid sequence MDDYLKEALEIVKAQASVRTMNEDEITSMVRKLSAGIKDIAENALPAKEDSPACDPKKSIKEKSIVCCECGKAFKIITKKHLLSHELTPDEYREKHGLKKKTPLVCKSLQRERRKKMKEMQLWTKRGK; translated from the coding sequence ATGGATGATTACCTTAAAGAAGCTTTGGAAATAGTCAAAGCACAGGCCAGCGTTAGAACCATGAATGAAGATGAAATTACTTCCATGGTCCGCAAGCTCTCTGCTGGTATTAAGGACATTGCTGAAAACGCTCTTCCTGCCAAGGAAGATTCTCCTGCATGCGACCCTAAGAAATCAATAAAAGAAAAATCAATCGTTTGTTGTGAGTGCGGAAAAGCCTTCAAAATAATTACAAAAAAACATCTTTTGTCACATGAACTTACTCCGGACGAATACCGGGAAAAGCATGGATTGAAGAAAAAAACGCCTCTCGTTTGTAAATCTTTACAGCGCGAGCGTCGTAAAAAGATGAAAGAGATGCAACTCTGGACAAAACGCGGTAAATAA
- a CDS encoding mannose-1-phosphate guanylyltransferase/mannose-6-phosphate isomerase, producing the protein MIIPVILSGGSGTRLWPLSRKLHPKQLLDFMGDGSLLQTTVRRGCSLAESGAPIVVCNECYRFMVAEQLRQIDVSPDAILLEPEGRNSAPAIAVAAFRVQEKNPDGLMLVMPSDHIFQNSEAFYEAVQRGVESANKGDFVLFGIVPTSPETGYGYIRHGDYFPGQGVCPVNEFVEKPDFKTAQSYLDSGEYFWNGGVFLFKASVYLNTLKELEPAIYDACRDSVEKAQSDLDFIRLHEESFLSCPSKSVDYAVMEQVENRVVVPLDSGWSDIGSWDSLMRELPDDANGNVIIGDVLDEGVTNSFMHSSGRVIGVVGVDNMVVVETKDAVLVADRSCTQDVKILVERLSKAGRDEASVHRQVFRPWGSYELVDSSARFQVKRIIVKPGGILSLQMHHHRAEHWVVVSGTASVLIGGEEVLLREDQSTYIPIGVKHRLTNPGKIDLELIEVQTGSYLGEDDISRFEDAYGRSGDSQKS; encoded by the coding sequence ATGATTATACCTGTTATTCTTTCTGGTGGAAGCGGGACTCGCTTGTGGCCACTTTCGCGTAAGCTGCATCCCAAGCAATTGCTGGATTTCATGGGAGATGGATCGCTACTGCAAACTACAGTCAGGCGTGGGTGTTCCCTTGCTGAATCTGGTGCTCCTATTGTTGTTTGCAATGAATGTTACAGGTTCATGGTGGCTGAGCAGTTGCGCCAGATTGATGTTTCTCCTGATGCAATTCTTCTTGAACCTGAAGGGAGAAATTCTGCTCCGGCTATCGCCGTTGCTGCGTTTCGTGTTCAAGAAAAAAATCCCGACGGTTTGATGTTGGTTATGCCGTCTGATCACATATTTCAGAATTCAGAAGCTTTTTATGAGGCGGTACAGCGTGGAGTAGAAAGTGCAAACAAAGGTGATTTTGTCCTTTTTGGGATAGTCCCTACCTCTCCTGAGACTGGTTACGGATACATCAGGCATGGTGATTATTTTCCTGGTCAGGGTGTTTGCCCTGTTAATGAGTTTGTGGAAAAGCCTGATTTTAAAACAGCTCAGAGCTATCTCGATTCCGGTGAATATTTTTGGAATGGCGGAGTCTTTCTTTTCAAGGCGAGCGTTTATTTAAATACTCTTAAAGAGCTTGAGCCTGCTATATATGATGCTTGCCGTGATTCTGTTGAGAAAGCTCAGTCGGATTTAGATTTTATCAGGTTGCATGAAGAAAGCTTTCTCTCGTGCCCGTCAAAATCTGTTGACTATGCTGTGATGGAGCAAGTGGAAAACCGTGTGGTTGTTCCTTTGGATAGTGGTTGGTCAGATATAGGTTCTTGGGATTCTTTGATGCGTGAGCTGCCTGATGATGCTAATGGTAACGTGATTATCGGGGATGTTCTTGATGAGGGTGTGACTAATAGTTTTATGCACTCTTCTGGAAGAGTTATCGGCGTTGTAGGAGTCGATAATATGGTTGTGGTCGAAACCAAGGATGCTGTTCTGGTTGCGGATCGCAGTTGTACTCAGGATGTAAAAATTCTGGTTGAAAGGCTAAGTAAGGCTGGTAGGGATGAGGCTTCTGTTCATAGACAAGTGTTCCGGCCGTGGGGGTCATATGAACTTGTTGATTCCAGCGCCAGATTTCAGGTAAAAAGAATAATTGTTAAGCCCGGAGGGATTCTTTCGCTCCAGATGCATCACCACAGAGCTGAGCACTGGGTAGTTGTCAGCGGCACAGCTAGCGTGTTGATTGGCGGAGAAGAGGTTCTGCTCCGTGAGGATCAATCCACTTATATTCCTATCGGGGTGAAACACCGACTTACTAACCCTGGAAAAATTGACCTCGAGCTTATCGAAGTGCAGACAGGAAGCTATCTCGGCGAAGATGATATTTCGCGTTTTGAAGATGCTTACGGACGATCCGGAGATAGTCAGAAGTCGTGA
- a CDS encoding GGDEF domain-containing response regulator: MAESSIKNTVLVVESSHTQARVITEHVESITPFDVEVASSFDQVEDILENNSDVFIAVLNLNIKGAADGEAVDYVLSRQIPCIILTSTFDEKMRNRFIEKNVLDYFNKSNRTDLDDMVDLIRRIHSNHDIKVVVAEDNGTARKIMCKLLERLNFTVFDADDGAKALKIIEVNQDVKLLITDYEMPEMDGFELISAVRKTHYRDQLSILGVSAHDSGAITAKFLKCGANDFLKKPFEVEEFSWRVTNNLNDLERLSSIKDAYSHDPLTGFGNLSVFIKQGRDIFESLSKQGKAPIIAAFNVDSMPDINAKFGWDAGFAALKKAASNLEQQSLGWLLSARWDGGFLILAEDAEVLKNDLLAAQLAFSKTAVGQPGKRFKGTASFAVTREADKDLDTAMSKVTTVLAKMQTTGADSSRFV; the protein is encoded by the coding sequence ATGGCTGAAAGCTCAATAAAAAACACCGTACTTGTTGTCGAAAGCAGTCATACGCAGGCGCGAGTTATCACCGAGCACGTTGAGAGCATAACGCCTTTTGATGTGGAAGTAGCTTCTTCTTTTGATCAGGTTGAAGATATACTGGAAAATAATAGCGATGTTTTTATTGCAGTGCTCAATCTGAACATCAAGGGAGCTGCGGATGGCGAGGCCGTGGACTATGTTCTTTCCCGTCAGATTCCATGCATAATTTTGACTTCGACTTTTGATGAAAAAATGCGCAACAGATTTATCGAAAAAAATGTGCTTGATTATTTTAATAAATCAAACCGAACAGATCTCGATGATATGGTGGATTTGATTCGTAGAATTCATTCTAATCATGATATTAAAGTTGTAGTTGCTGAAGATAATGGTACAGCTCGTAAGATTATGTGTAAGCTTTTGGAACGGCTCAACTTCACTGTATTTGATGCTGACGACGGAGCGAAAGCTCTAAAAATAATTGAAGTAAATCAAGATGTTAAGCTGCTTATCACCGATTATGAAATGCCTGAGATGGATGGTTTTGAGCTTATATCAGCGGTTCGCAAAACTCATTATCGTGATCAGCTTTCAATACTTGGCGTTTCAGCTCACGATTCTGGAGCTATTACTGCCAAATTTCTTAAGTGTGGAGCAAATGATTTCCTTAAAAAACCATTTGAGGTTGAAGAATTTTCATGGCGCGTTACCAATAATTTGAATGATTTGGAACGCTTATCATCTATTAAAGACGCATACAGCCACGATCCTCTGACTGGATTTGGCAATTTAAGTGTATTCATTAAGCAGGGGCGTGATATTTTCGAATCCCTTTCCAAGCAAGGTAAAGCTCCAATTATCGCTGCATTTAATGTAGACAGCATGCCTGATATTAATGCTAAATTTGGTTGGGATGCAGGGTTTGCGGCTCTAAAAAAAGCTGCATCAAATTTAGAACAGCAGTCGCTTGGCTGGTTGCTTTCTGCTCGTTGGGATGGTGGTTTTTTAATTTTAGCTGAGGACGCGGAAGTGTTGAAGAATGACCTTCTCGCCGCACAGCTTGCCTTCTCTAAGACTGCTGTTGGGCAACCCGGTAAAAGGTTTAAGGGTACAGCTTCTTTTGCTGTAACTAGAGAGGCTGACAAGGATCTGGACACGGCGATGTCGAAAGTGACAACAGTTCTCGCAAAAATGCAGACAACCGGGGCAGACTCTTCCCGCTTTGTATAA
- a CDS encoding HAD family hydrolase — MISLNIPGFGALNIEHLVLDYNGTIALDGNLLPGIGKIIRELSVDIEVHVLTADTLGQCEENLQGLPVSIHIISGPAEDQSKLDYIHSLGTEKCACIGNGHNDALILKEAALGIAISGSECMSMAAARAADISSAKIAHALGLFTHPIRLMATLRN, encoded by the coding sequence ATGATCAGTCTTAATATTCCAGGATTCGGAGCACTTAACATCGAGCATCTAGTTTTAGACTACAATGGAACAATCGCTCTTGATGGCAATTTACTACCCGGTATAGGTAAAATTATTCGAGAATTATCTGTAGACATTGAAGTCCATGTACTCACAGCCGACACTCTCGGACAATGCGAAGAAAATTTGCAAGGACTTCCAGTATCCATACACATCATAAGTGGCCCTGCAGAAGATCAATCAAAACTCGACTACATACATTCACTTGGGACCGAAAAGTGTGCCTGCATAGGCAACGGACACAATGACGCATTAATACTGAAGGAAGCTGCGCTTGGTATCGCTATTTCAGGGTCGGAATGCATGTCCATGGCAGCTGCCAGAGCGGCAGATATCTCGAGCGCGAAAATAGCTCACGCATTAGGACTTTTCACGCACCCTATCAGGCTTATGGCCACTCTCAGGAATTAA